In Peptostreptococcus equinus, the DNA window GTAAGTCTGCTATTATGATAGCTATTAAAACTCATACTACCTCCTTACATTTTCAAAAAAAACATAATCTGGATACTTCTTTTTGAACATTTTCCTTTTTATGATATATTCAGCCTTTTTTCTAGTAAAATCGCTCTTTACATCTTCGACTATATATTCACCAGTTCTATTATCTATATATGCAAAGTCTGCAATATAACTTATGCTTCTTTCTTTTTTCCCTTGATTATCTGTAAACCCTTCTAGCAAGTTAAACTTTTTCTGTCTTTCAAGGTTTTTAATTTCTTTTGCTCTTTCCAAGAGGTCTAATTCTATATATCTATCTCTTTCTTTTTTAGAGTCAAACTCTATCCC includes these proteins:
- a CDS encoding DUF1064 domain-containing protein — protein: MAKKSKYNNIKVEYKGIEFDSKKERDRYIELDLLERAKEIKNLERQKKFNLLEGFTDNQGKKERSISYIADFAYIDNRTGEYIVEDVKSDFTRKKAEYIIKRKMFKKKYPDYVFFENVRR